In Alteracholeplasma palmae J233, a single genomic region encodes these proteins:
- a CDS encoding GNAT family N-acetyltransferase, whose translation MKFEISDYNIEIHKYLDKWIDESKYLNARLINKYATYNEPISKTYKYFLDNPYEMANIKSYIKLFISEDVVYGIVVFHYYNEKKKFFLAINPLVVNPEFMNHGIGSKLLRQIVLQAREIAGGHVDIVKADVENANIASMKIFEKMGFAKEIKNNNFIEYIYNLTEKY comes from the coding sequence ATGAAATTCGAAATAAGCGACTACAATATAGAAATACATAAATACTTAGATAAATGGATAGATGAATCGAAATATTTAAATGCTAGGTTAATAAATAAGTATGCCACATATAATGAACCAATCTCTAAAACATATAAATATTTTTTGGATAATCCATATGAAATGGCAAATATAAAATCATATATTAAACTTTTTATAAGCGAAGATGTTGTTTATGGTATTGTTGTATTTCACTATTATAACGAAAAGAAAAAGTTCTTTCTTGCAATCAACCCATTGGTAGTTAATCCTGAATTTATGAATCATGGAATTGGTTCTAAGCTATTAAGACAAATAGTCTTGCAAGCGCGAGAAATAGCAGGAGGGCATGTTGACATTGTTAAAGCAGATGTTGAAAATGCAAATATTGCATCTATGAAAATATTTGAAAAGATGGGATTTGCAAAAGAAATTAAAAATAATAATTTTATTGAGTATATTTATAATCTAACGGAAAAGTATTAA
- a CDS encoding glycerophosphodiester phosphodiesterase, translating to MEKINIKKTLSLSLSLIKKNFFRYVFITILIEFFLILLMNEIIKNVFNIALLTAKIDGISNDNFTAVFKNPIAVLILLLVVIISVILIILQVTITYYYASTDYKTQNSSFKKPLLALKKIKLKHLLILLVYIFLIMPNGNIGMSSGLTSKVHLPEFIVEAFFENTLLTVLYYTLILISFYLNIRLFYTFVIFTNEPLSFFDSMKKSWAKTKKNSLRILVIVGIISVIPFLLIGLSYLINLGLYNWLSSLFPSFSSEIKYILQEGLTFCYIIILSVSTIFLIQISVVSYNVLNKTPVIKEDLRLPKFSHYKKLRYSVFGVSFVLLVIIASLLTSIPKFTGNPKIVSHRGESVLAIENTLDALRIASTYKPDYVEMDIQQTQDKKIVVFHDFNLKRLANIDKRVNSLTLNELENTTIRHRGISSKIPSFYDYMSLAKELNQDIMIELKTTRNDSDTFIDDMMAILDELDYRDHVVFQSLDINIILKLKEKYPNVTTGYIIGFNLGGLKNYDIDFYSMSSYSVSKKVLSDIRRYNKSLFIWDVNSESDISYYLQLDIAGIITDQTELSKEVKLKLENGNFSNILFNFEFNLFP from the coding sequence ATGGAAAAAATAAACATCAAAAAAACACTTTCGTTAAGTTTATCACTCATTAAAAAGAATTTTTTTAGGTATGTGTTTATAACTATTTTAATTGAGTTCTTCTTAATTTTATTAATGAATGAAATTATTAAAAATGTTTTTAATATTGCACTTCTAACGGCTAAGATTGACGGCATATCGAATGATAATTTTACTGCAGTGTTTAAAAATCCGATTGCTGTACTCATTTTATTGTTAGTAGTGATTATTAGTGTAATACTCATTATTCTCCAAGTAACTATCACTTATTATTATGCTAGTACTGATTATAAAACCCAGAATAGTTCTTTTAAAAAACCTCTACTTGCTTTAAAGAAGATCAAATTAAAGCATTTACTTATTTTATTAGTATATATTTTTCTTATTATGCCTAATGGCAATATCGGTATGTCATCAGGATTAACTTCAAAAGTTCATCTACCTGAATTTATTGTAGAAGCATTTTTCGAAAATACATTACTTACTGTTTTATATTACACTTTAATTTTAATTTCATTTTATTTGAATATTAGATTATTTTATACTTTTGTTATTTTCACTAATGAACCTTTATCGTTTTTTGATTCCATGAAAAAAAGTTGGGCAAAAACAAAGAAAAATAGTTTAAGAATTTTAGTAATTGTTGGGATTATTTCTGTCATTCCTTTTTTACTCATTGGGTTAAGTTACTTAATTAATTTAGGATTATACAACTGGCTAAGTAGTTTATTTCCATCATTTAGCAGCGAGATTAAATATATTTTACAAGAAGGTTTAACTTTCTGTTATATTATTATATTATCTGTTTCAACCATTTTTCTTATCCAAATAAGTGTTGTAAGTTATAATGTTTTAAATAAGACTCCCGTCATTAAAGAAGACTTAAGACTTCCTAAGTTTTCTCATTATAAAAAATTAAGATATAGTGTTTTTGGAGTAAGTTTTGTTTTATTAGTTATCATTGCTTCTCTTCTAACAAGTATACCTAAATTTACTGGTAATCCTAAAATTGTTTCACATAGAGGTGAGTCTGTACTAGCGATTGAAAATACTTTAGATGCTTTAAGAATTGCAAGCACTTATAAGCCTGATTATGTTGAAATGGATATTCAACAAACCCAAGATAAAAAAATTGTTGTCTTCCATGATTTCAATTTAAAGCGTTTAGCAAATATAGATAAAAGAGTAAATTCACTTACTTTAAATGAACTAGAAAATACTACAATAAGACATAGAGGTATTAGTTCTAAGATACCTAGTTTTTATGATTACATGAGTCTTGCCAAAGAGCTTAATCAAGATATCATGATTGAATTAAAAACAACTAGAAACGATAGTGATACTTTTATAGATGATATGATGGCGATTCTAGATGAATTAGACTATAGAGATCATGTAGTTTTTCAATCACTTGATATCAATATTATATTAAAATTAAAGGAAAAATACCCAAATGTAACTACAGGATATATTATAGGTTTTAACTTAGGTGGCTTGAAAAATTATGATATAGACTTCTACTCAATGAGTTCTTATTCTGTTTCTAAAAAAGTTTTATCTGATATTAGAAGATATAATAAATCTCTTTTTATATGGGATGTCAATTCAGAAAGTGATATCTCCTATTACTTACAGTTAGATATAGCAGGCATTATTACTGATCAAACAGAATTATCAAAAGAGGTAAAACTTAAATTAGAAAATGGCAATTTTAGTAATATATTATTTAATTTTGAGTTTAATTTGTTTCCTTAA
- a CDS encoding uracil-DNA glycosylase family protein: MKYEIFNQNILSIIEEIKKDSLNMVYTKNNINPIYMANSKAKILIIGQAPGLKTAEKEMVFLDKSGDTLREWLGVSKEIFYSGIFAVLPLDFYYPGKGKTGDLPPRKEFAPLWHKRIMDQMPDISLTILIGSYAQKYYLGNKYRSLTETVFNYKSFLPTYFPIVHPSPLNFRWQNNNPWFKEFVVNDLKTMVHNIILGR; the protein is encoded by the coding sequence ATGAAATACGAAATATTCAATCAAAATATCTTATCAATTATCGAAGAAATCAAAAAAGACAGTCTTAATATGGTTTATACAAAGAACAATATCAATCCTATTTATATGGCAAATAGTAAAGCCAAAATACTAATTATAGGTCAAGCACCAGGACTAAAGACTGCTGAAAAAGAAATGGTTTTTCTTGATAAGTCAGGTGATACCTTACGCGAATGGTTAGGAGTGTCTAAAGAAATATTTTACAGTGGCATTTTTGCAGTTTTACCTTTAGATTTTTATTATCCAGGTAAAGGGAAGACTGGTGACTTACCTCCTAGAAAAGAATTTGCACCCTTATGGCATAAAAGAATAATGGATCAAATGCCTGATATTAGTTTAACTATTCTTATAGGTTCATACGCCCAAAAGTATTACTTAGGGAATAAATATCGCTCTCTTACAGAAACTGTTTTTAATTATAAAAGTTTTTTACCTACATATTTTCCAATTGTTCATCCATCCCCTCTTAATTTTAGATGGCAAAATAACAATCCTTGGTTTAAAGAATTTGTAGTTAATGATTTAAAAACAATGGTTCATAATATAATTTTAGGTAGGTGA
- a CDS encoding bifunctional 2-keto-4-hydroxyglutarate aldolase/2-keto-3-deoxy-6-phosphogluconate aldolase: MFKQNVIKRITDVGVVAVVRADNAEQAIKISEACVKGGIPAIELTFTVPGAADVIKELAKAFKPEDLILGAGTVLDAETARAAILAGATYIVSPGFDLATAKLCNRYQIPYMPGCLTITEMLTAMEAGVDIVKLFPGSAFGPSYVKAVKGPLPQANIMPTGGVNIDNIGEWIKNGVVAVGVGGELTRPATKGDFAGVTANAKAFVEAVKKARAAK; this comes from the coding sequence ATGTTTAAACAAAATGTTATCAAACGCATCACAGATGTTGGTGTAGTAGCAGTAGTTCGTGCTGACAATGCAGAACAAGCAATCAAAATTTCAGAAGCATGTGTAAAAGGTGGAATTCCTGCCATTGAACTTACATTTACTGTTCCAGGAGCAGCAGACGTAATCAAAGAATTAGCAAAAGCATTCAAACCAGAAGATTTAATCTTAGGAGCTGGTACTGTATTAGACGCTGAAACTGCTAGAGCAGCTATTTTAGCAGGAGCTACATATATAGTTTCTCCAGGATTTGATTTAGCAACAGCTAAATTATGTAATAGATACCAAATTCCTTATATGCCAGGATGTTTAACAATTACTGAAATGTTAACAGCTATGGAAGCAGGAGTAGATATTGTTAAATTATTCCCAGGAAGCGCATTTGGACCAAGTTATGTTAAAGCAGTTAAAGGACCACTTCCACAAGCAAACATTATGCCTACAGGTGGCGTAAACATCGATAATATCGGTGAATGGATTAAAAATGGTGTTGTAGCAGTTGGTGTTGGTGGAGAATTAACAAGACCAGCAACTAAAGGTGACTTCGCAGGAGTTACTGCAAACGCTAAAGCATTTGTTGAAGCTGTTAAGAAAGCAAGAGCAGCTAAATAA
- a CDS encoding sugar kinase, which translates to MSKKNRIITFGEIMLRLTPPEYNTIEGARSFLANYGGGEANVAVSLSKFGHNAYFLSRLPENQLGDGAIKHLRGYGVNTEYVDRGGTNIGIYFLEPGFGGRPSKVLYNRKYSAITSIYAEKFDFDEIFSKAKWFHFSGINLALGENVRKVLFEMLEATKKYNVYVSFDCNFRSKLWNDTEEAAPIYQQIAPYVDLFFASPYDAEKLFGVTRNTDLPETEQEEQLLQDLLKKYQGDKVFGTKREIFSATDNALSAYCYQANKAYYAAPIRFNIYDRIGGGDAFAAGVIHGLLNNKKEDLFYALNFGLSASVLKHTIWGDALNLEESDILNFMNNKDGKVIR; encoded by the coding sequence ATGAGTAAGAAAAATCGTATTATTACCTTCGGTGAGATTATGTTAAGACTAACTCCTCCGGAATATAACACAATCGAAGGTGCTAGAAGTTTCCTCGCTAATTATGGTGGGGGAGAAGCAAACGTTGCTGTTTCACTATCAAAATTTGGTCATAATGCGTATTTTTTATCTAGATTGCCTGAAAATCAATTAGGTGATGGTGCTATAAAACATTTACGCGGTTATGGTGTAAACACTGAATATGTTGATCGTGGTGGCACAAATATTGGTATTTATTTTTTAGAACCAGGCTTTGGTGGTAGACCATCTAAAGTACTATATAACAGAAAGTACTCAGCGATTACATCTATCTATGCAGAAAAGTTTGATTTTGATGAAATATTCTCAAAAGCTAAATGGTTTCACTTTAGTGGAATTAACTTAGCACTAGGAGAAAATGTTAGAAAAGTCTTATTTGAAATGCTAGAAGCTACTAAAAAATACAATGTCTATGTAAGTTTTGACTGTAATTTCAGAAGTAAATTATGGAATGATACAGAAGAAGCAGCCCCAATATATCAACAAATCGCACCATATGTAGATCTTTTCTTTGCAAGTCCATATGATGCTGAAAAATTATTTGGTGTAACTAGAAACACAGATTTACCTGAAACAGAACAAGAAGAACAATTGTTACAAGACTTATTAAAAAAATATCAAGGAGATAAAGTTTTTGGTACAAAAAGAGAAATCTTCTCAGCAACTGATAATGCCCTATCAGCGTATTGTTACCAAGCAAATAAAGCATATTATGCTGCTCCTATAAGATTTAATATCTATGATAGAATCGGTGGCGGAGATGCCTTTGCCGCAGGTGTCATTCATGGATTATTAAACAATAAAAAAGAAGATTTATTCTATGCCTTAAACTTCGGTTTATCCGCATCAGTTCTAAAACATACTATTTGGGGTGATGCGTTAAATCTTGAAGAATCTGACATTCTTAATTTTATGAATAATAAAGATGGGAAGGTAATCCGATGA
- a CDS encoding YhcH/YjgK/YiaL family protein, with protein sequence MIVDKIKNLDYYASIHPNFKKVVEYIKNNDLLALAPGKHEVDGKEVYLLREDYNPRPLEECYFEGHQNYADIQLVLEGFEYIGYHNVDNKDNVVVTAPYNPEKDVEKYDIKHFVKVYLNQDMFALVLPQDLHMPKLTTECHTSVKKAVFKVKIK encoded by the coding sequence ATGATTGTCGATAAAATAAAAAACTTAGACTACTATGCAAGCATTCATCCAAACTTTAAAAAAGTAGTTGAATACATTAAAAATAATGATCTTCTAGCATTAGCACCAGGAAAACACGAAGTAGATGGAAAAGAAGTTTATCTATTAAGAGAAGACTACAATCCAAGACCACTTGAAGAATGCTATTTTGAAGGACATCAAAATTATGCAGATATTCAACTTGTTTTAGAAGGATTTGAATATATTGGATATCATAACGTTGATAATAAAGATAACGTAGTAGTAACTGCACCTTATAATCCAGAAAAAGATGTAGAAAAATATGATATTAAACATTTTGTTAAAGTTTATTTAAATCAAGATATGTTCGCTCTTGTTTTACCACAAGATCTACATATGCCAAAACTTACTACTGAATGTCATACATCAGTAAAAAAAGCAGTATTTAAAGTAAAAATAAAATAA
- a CDS encoding sugar kinase: MAKVVTLGEIMLRLSTPGHQRFVQSNSFDIVYGGGEANVAVSLANYGHEAYFVSKLPKHEIGQSAVDALRKYGVHTNFIARGGDRVGIYYLETGASMRASKVIYDRADSAIALADVKDFDFDAIFKDADWFHWSGITPAISKNGAALTKAACIAAKKHGVKVSVDLNYRKKLWTPAEAQSVMRDLMQYVDVCIGNEEDAELTLGFKPKGVDVTKGHLDLDAYKAIFKEMAETFNFEMVATSLRESFSATHNGWSVLLFDGKEFHHSKRYEINPIIDRVGGGDSFSGGLIHGLLTRKPKEAVEFAAAASALKHTIQGDFNLVSEQEVEALAGGDASGRVQR; the protein is encoded by the coding sequence ATGGCAAAAGTTGTTACACTAGGAGAAATCATGTTGAGATTATCAACACCTGGTCATCAAAGATTTGTACAAAGTAATTCATTTGATATCGTTTATGGTGGAGGAGAAGCTAACGTTGCTGTTTCACTTGCAAACTATGGTCATGAAGCATACTTCGTATCAAAATTACCAAAACACGAAATCGGACAAAGCGCAGTTGATGCTTTAAGAAAATATGGTGTTCACACTAACTTCATCGCTCGTGGTGGAGATAGAGTAGGTATTTACTACTTAGAAACAGGAGCTTCAATGAGAGCTTCAAAAGTTATCTATGACCGTGCTGATAGTGCAATCGCATTAGCAGATGTTAAAGATTTTGACTTTGACGCAATCTTTAAAGATGCTGACTGGTTCCACTGGTCAGGAATTACTCCAGCAATTTCTAAAAATGGAGCAGCTTTAACTAAAGCAGCTTGTATCGCAGCTAAAAAACATGGTGTAAAAGTATCAGTTGACTTAAACTACCGTAAAAAATTATGGACACCTGCTGAAGCACAAAGCGTTATGAGAGACTTAATGCAATATGTTGACGTATGTATTGGAAATGAAGAAGATGCAGAATTAACATTAGGATTCAAACCTAAAGGTGTAGATGTTACTAAAGGACATTTAGACTTAGATGCATATAAAGCAATTTTCAAAGAAATGGCTGAAACATTTAATTTTGAAATGGTTGCTACATCATTAAGAGAATCATTCTCAGCAACTCATAATGGATGGAGCGTATTGTTATTTGATGGTAAAGAATTCCACCATTCAAAACGTTATGAAATCAATCCAATTATTGACCGTGTTGGTGGAGGAGACTCATTCTCAGGGGGATTAATCCACGGATTATTAACTCGTAAACCAAAAGAAGCAGTTGAATTTGCTGCAGCTGCTAGTGCATTAAAACACACTATTCAAGGAGACTTTAACTTAGTATCAGAACAAGAAGTTGAAGCTTTAGCTGGTGGAGATGCTTCAGGACGCGTTCAACGATGA
- a CDS encoding IclR family transcriptional regulator has translation MKENRSVNRVLDVLELISQHKEGLTLGQIYRMLDIPKATAYDFLQTLYKADAVYYKDPRLKNYVIGSKMFAIGSVYTKNSNLIEAASFELNTFADEYGKTAFISKKTDEKIVYIYKYQSPNSLIITPEEIGTTLPIDDDSPIGTCFRIFSLDSDNTLDEKEKEFFQNGYVLSDKKQGRISVIAIPVKNFENRVTGVISVSDLFEKPESEEVIKNFLKLGQKVSKKLGYLGE, from the coding sequence ATGAAAGAAAACCGATCTGTTAATCGCGTCTTAGACGTATTAGAATTAATTTCTCAACACAAAGAAGGATTAACACTCGGACAAATATATCGTATGCTTGACATTCCAAAAGCCACTGCATACGATTTTTTACAAACATTATACAAAGCCGATGCAGTTTACTATAAAGATCCAAGACTTAAAAACTATGTAATCGGATCTAAAATGTTTGCAATCGGTTCGGTGTATACCAAAAACTCTAACTTAATAGAAGCTGCTTCCTTTGAACTTAATACTTTTGCAGATGAATATGGGAAAACAGCTTTTATTAGTAAAAAGACAGATGAAAAAATAGTATATATATATAAATATCAGTCTCCAAACAGTTTAATCATCACACCAGAAGAAATAGGGACAACACTCCCTATAGATGATGACAGCCCAATTGGTACATGCTTTAGAATATTTAGCCTTGACTCTGATAACACATTAGATGAAAAAGAAAAAGAATTCTTTCAAAACGGATATGTTTTAAGTGATAAAAAACAAGGTAGAATATCAGTTATAGCTATACCAGTTAAAAACTTTGAAAATAGAGTTACTGGTGTCATTTCGGTGTCTGATCTTTTTGAAAAACCTGAATCTGAAGAAGTCATTAAAAATTTCTTAAAATTAGGTCAAAAAGTTTCTAAAAAATTAGGATATTTAGGTGAATAA
- a CDS encoding sugar phosphate isomerase/epimerase family protein — MFKLGVRAHDIGKYSAKELSEHVLSYGFEGVQLVFKKAIDTPVDFNDLTEIKKYFGTKPEIFMLGAYFNPVHPDLEIRNEGIEYFKRQLEIANSLNAKFVGSETGSLMGTPWGYMPENHTQETLDKVIEVFKDLSLTAEKNNSYIAIEGAYPHVASTPERVKEIVDKINSPHLKVTVDLYNFLNLENYENRMEILDRSLALLKEHIVIFHLKDFVIEGEKLKQVGLGKGLMDYKAIIKRIKEEVPSAYLIFEGVKKEDLQESYELISSLIK, encoded by the coding sequence ATGTTTAAATTAGGTGTAAGAGCACATGATATTGGAAAATATAGTGCAAAAGAATTAAGTGAACATGTTTTATCATATGGATTCGAAGGGGTTCAACTTGTCTTTAAGAAAGCTATTGATACTCCAGTTGATTTTAATGATTTAACAGAAATTAAAAAATATTTTGGAACGAAACCAGAAATATTTATGTTAGGCGCGTATTTTAACCCAGTTCATCCAGACTTAGAAATAAGAAATGAAGGAATTGAATACTTTAAAAGACAACTTGAAATAGCAAATTCACTGAATGCTAAATTTGTTGGAAGTGAAACAGGATCTCTTATGGGAACACCTTGGGGATATATGCCTGAAAATCACACTCAAGAAACTTTAGATAAAGTGATTGAAGTATTTAAAGATTTAAGCCTAACCGCTGAAAAAAATAATAGTTATATTGCAATTGAAGGGGCATACCCACATGTAGCCTCTACTCCTGAAAGAGTAAAAGAAATTGTTGATAAAATTAATAGTCCACACCTAAAAGTTACAGTAGATTTGTATAACTTTTTAAATCTAGAAAATTACGAAAACAGAATGGAAATTTTAGATAGATCATTAGCATTACTAAAAGAGCATATTGTTATTTTCCATTTAAAAGATTTTGTAATTGAGGGAGAAAAGTTAAAACAAGTTGGACTTGGCAAAGGACTTATGGACTATAAAGCCATTATTAAAAGAATTAAAGAAGAGGTACCAAGTGCCTATTTAATATTTGAAGGTGTTAAAAAAGAAGACCTTCAAGAAAGTTATGAACTAATATCTTCATTGATAAAATAA
- the kduI gene encoding 5-dehydro-4-deoxy-D-glucuronate isomerase, which yields MKLDVRYNNHPEDSKKYDTATLRERYLIEKVFEADEILFTYSHHDRIIAGGIMPVKKEVALPVTKDLGTEYFLERRELGVINIGGAGYITLDGKKYDMISKDGLYVGKGIKNVTFGSLDPKNPAKFYINSAPAHKELPTVHIPFKNANPREVGAPKTLNKRTIYQYLNPAVCETCALQMGMTQLAEGSSWNTMPCHTHERRMEVYFYFNMDENTRVFHLMGQPQETRHIVMSNEQAVISPSWSIHSGFATSDYTFIWGMTGENQTYDDMDFVEMKDLK from the coding sequence ATGAAATTAGATGTTCGTTATAATAATCATCCAGAGGATTCAAAAAAATATGATACTGCTACTTTAAGAGAAAGATACTTAATCGAAAAAGTATTTGAAGCAGATGAAATTCTATTTACATATTCTCACCATGATAGAATTATTGCTGGTGGTATCATGCCTGTCAAAAAAGAGGTAGCTTTACCAGTTACTAAAGACTTAGGAACTGAATACTTCTTAGAAAGAAGAGAATTAGGTGTAATTAACATCGGTGGTGCTGGATATATCACTTTAGATGGTAAGAAATACGATATGATCTCAAAAGACGGATTATACGTTGGAAAAGGAATCAAGAATGTTACATTTGGTTCATTAGATCCAAAAAACCCAGCTAAATTCTATATTAATAGTGCGCCAGCTCACAAGGAATTACCAACTGTTCATATTCCATTTAAAAATGCGAACCCAAGAGAAGTCGGAGCTCCTAAAACATTAAACAAACGTACAATTTATCAATATTTAAACCCTGCAGTTTGTGAAACTTGTGCTCTACAAATGGGTATGACACAATTAGCAGAAGGAAGTTCATGGAACACTATGCCTTGTCATACACATGAAAGAAGAATGGAAGTTTACTTCTACTTTAACATGGATGAAAACACAAGAGTATTCCACTTAATGGGACAACCACAAGAAACAAGACATATCGTTATGTCAAATGAACAAGCTGTAATATCACCAAGTTGGTCAATTCACTCAGGATTTGCAACATCAGATTATACATTTATCTGGGGTATGACTGGGGAAAACCAAACATATGATGATATGGACTTTGTTGAAATGAAAGATTTAAAATAA
- the kduD gene encoding 2-dehydro-3-deoxy-D-gluconate 5-dehydrogenase KduD yields MSILEKFSLKNKVAIVTGSSTGLGQGVAIALAQAGADVAGVDYVDQPETKAKVEALGRKYLSIKADLIANANPEFLKGLVANVVKEFGKVDILVNNAGIIRREDALNFSEKDWDDVMDINIKTVFFLSQAVANQYVAQKSSGKIISIASMLAFQGGVRVPSYTASKSGVKGVTMLMANEWAKYGINANAIAPGYMATNNTAQLRDDETRSGQILERIPAGRWGTPEDIAGAAVFLASEASDYVNGFTLAVDGGWLAR; encoded by the coding sequence ATGAGTATTTTAGAAAAATTCAGTTTAAAAAATAAAGTAGCAATCGTAACTGGTTCATCTACAGGGCTAGGACAAGGTGTTGCTATTGCACTTGCACAAGCAGGAGCTGATGTTGCTGGTGTTGATTATGTTGATCAACCAGAAACAAAAGCTAAAGTTGAAGCACTAGGAAGAAAATATTTATCTATTAAAGCAGATTTAATTGCAAACGCTAATCCAGAATTCTTAAAAGGCTTAGTAGCTAATGTAGTTAAAGAATTTGGAAAAGTAGATATTTTAGTTAACAACGCAGGTATCATCAGAAGAGAAGATGCACTTAACTTCAGTGAAAAAGACTGGGACGATGTTATGGATATTAACATCAAAACAGTATTCTTCTTATCACAAGCAGTTGCTAACCAATATGTAGCACAAAAATCAAGTGGTAAAATTATCTCAATCGCTTCAATGTTAGCATTCCAAGGTGGAGTAAGAGTTCCATCTTACACAGCATCTAAATCAGGTGTTAAAGGTGTAACAATGTTAATGGCTAATGAATGGGCAAAATATGGCATTAATGCAAATGCTATTGCACCAGGATATATGGCAACTAATAACACAGCACAATTACGCGATGATGAAACACGTTCTGGACAAATTCTAGAAAGAATTCCTGCAGGTCGTTGGGGAACACCAGAAGATATCGCTGGAGCAGCAGTATTCTTAGCTTCAGAAGCATCAGACTATGTTAATGGATTTACATTGGCAGTTGATGGTGGATGGTTAGCTAGATAA